The DNA window AACCCGAAAATACGTTAATTTTGTTGTCTAATGGATATTCTATATTTAATGATCCTGTGCAGCGTTTCTTTGGCTGCAGTTTTCCTGGTCGTGTTTATAGTGTATGCCAGAAAAGGACAGTTTGAAGATGATGAATCTCCGGCTGTACGAATACTCTTCGACTCCGATGAGATCAAGGAAAAAGAAGAATCTGGCAACAAAGAAGGCGATGATGAAAAAGGAGAAAAGAAAAATTGAAGAAAAAAGTGAATAGTTGATATGGAAACACAAAAGTTTAGTTATGACAACAGTATTGTTCGGGCATTCCTCTATGCGACCGTTGGTTTCGGGATCATAGGATTTCTGTTCGGACTTACGGCGGCATTAATGCTTTTCTATCCTGAGCTTCCGGAATTCTTTTTTGGAACAGACGATACAACCATTAATAGTTTAGGTGGAAGTATTGAGGGATTGATTAATACTCATGGAGCGTTCGGATTCGGAAGAATCAGAATGTTGCACACAACCACTGTAATCTTTGCATTCGTGATGAATATCGTTTATGTGGGAGTTTACTACTCCTTACAGCGATTACTGAAAACAAGGATGTACAGTGATACATTGTCCTGGATCCATTTCTGGACATGGCAGATTATGATTCTTGTAACCTACGTTACGTTCTTTATGGGAATCAACACTTCTAAGGAATATGCGGAACACGAATGGCCGATTGATATTCTGATTACATTCTCTTGGGTGATTTTCGGAGCCAATATGTTCTTAACGATTGCTAAAAGAAGAGTAAGACACCTTTATGTAGCAATCTGGTTCTACATCGGTACATGGATCGCAGTAGCAATGCTGCACATCTTCAATAACCTTGAAGTACCTTTGTCTTTCACAGGATGGAAATCTTATTCAGCTTATGCAGGGGTAAAAGATGCCATCGTACAATGGTGGTATGGTCACAATGCGGTTGCATTCGTATTGACGACTCCGGTTCTTGGTTTAATGTATTATTTCTTACCAAAAGCGGCAGACAGACCGGTTTTCTCGTATAAACTGTCTATCATTCACTTCTGGTCATTAATTTTCGTTTATATCTGGGCTGGTCCTCACCACCTTCAGTATACCGCTTTACCGGCTTGGGCACAGGCGGTAGGTACAGGTTTCTCTATTATGCTTATTGCTCCGTCTTGGGGAGGTATGCTTAATGGTCTTCTTACATTAAGAGGAGCTTGGGATAAAGTAAGAGAAAATCCTATTCTTAAATTCTTTGTTGTAGCAGTAACGTGCTACGGTATGGCAACTTTTGAAGGACCACTTTTAGCAACAAAAAACATTAACAAAATCGGTCACTTTACAGACTGGGTTATTGGTCACGTACACTTAGGTGCATTAGGATGGAATGGTTTCATGGCATTCGGTGTTATCTATTACCTGATCCCTATCTTATGGAGAACGAAATTATATTCTACAAGATTAGCTAACTGGCATTTCTGGTTAGGGACATTAGGTATCATTTTCTATGCGGTGCCAATGTATATTTCAGGTTTCACTCAAGGGTTAATGTGGAAGCAGTTCAACCCGGACGGAACTCTAGTGTGGAAAAACTGGCTGGATACTGTAACAGCTATTATTCCTTACTTCAAAATGAGATTCGTAGGAGGATTATTTTATCTTTCGGGAGCAATCTTAATGGTGGTAAACTTAGTGGCTACTGTAAGAAAAGGATCATTCCAGAAAGATGTACCTGCTGAAGCACCTGCATTGGCAAACATCAGCGGAAAACGTAAAGAAGGAGAAGGAACTCACCTTTGGTTAGAGAGAACTCCTGTATTGTTAGGTATTTTATCTTTATTAACGATTTCAATCGGTAGTATGGTGGAAATTATCCCTACCCTCTCTCTTAAAAAGAGTGTGCCTACCATTTCGGCTGTAAAACCATATTCTCCACTGGAATTAGAAGGTAGAGATATTTATATCAGAGAAGGATGTAACGCTTGTCACTCTCAGATGGTAAGACCATTCAGAGATGAGATTGTAAGATTTAACGGTAAAAACGGGCAGTACTCTAAGGCAGGTGAATTCGTATACGACAGACCTTTCCTTTGGGGATCTAAGAGAACAGGACCGGATTTGCACAGAGAAGGGGGTAAAAACCCAAGTTCTTGGCATTACAAACATATGTATAACCCGAGATCAACTTCTGCAGGTTCTATCATGCCTCGTTACCCTTGGCTGATTGCAACAGATTTAGACAGATCTAAAATGGTTGACAAAATGAAGCTGATGAAGAGTGCTTTCGAAGTACCTTATACAAAAGCTGAAATAGATTCTGCCAACTCTTGGGCAAACAACCAGGCTTCAAAAATCGTAAGAGACATCATGTCTGAAGCACCGGATTTGAAAAAGGCATATGCACAAAAACCTAAAGGAGAACTGGAGAAAAAAGAAGTGGTAGCACTAATCTCCTATCTTCAAAGATTAGGAACGGACATTAAGACCACTGAAATCAAAACAGCAAGTAATAACTAATATATTAAAAGGTTCACATCATGATACCTCAGAATTTTAAAGACATCTTATCCAATACAGAAAATGCTGGTTTTTACCAGACTTTGGCTCTGATTTTCTTTATGCTGTTCTTCATCGCTCTGGTAATTTATGTTTTTAGCAAGCCTAAAAAATATTACAAGGAAGAAGAGGAAGCACCTCTGCAGGATGACAATGATGACGATTTTAATTTAAAAAATTAAACTACTTATTATGAAACAAAGAACACCGGTTGTTATAAACATTGTAATAATAATTGGACTTTTAATAGTTTTTTATTATCTTTTTGTACAAAGCTACGATTTCCTTACTTCTCCTTATTTCTGGGGAACCGTAATTATCGGAGGTATTTTAGCTTATATCCACAGTGCAATCGGAGATTTAATTGAGAATAATAAATTCAAAAAACTATCTCCTGAAGAAAAGGCAGCTTATTTGGCTGAAAAGAAAGTACCTTACTTTACAAGATTATATAATGCAGCATTCAAAAAGCAATCTGCAGCAGAAGAAAAGGATATCCTTATCGACCATGGTTTCGACGGAATCATGGAGTTGGATAACCAATTGCCAAAATGGTGGGTAGGTTTATTCTATTTTGGGACTGCTTTTTGTATTGTATATGTTGCAGCATTCTCTTTCACAGATTTCGCACATCCATTGAGCGAATATGAAAAAGAATACAAAGAACAATTAGCAGCAATTGAGAAATACAACAGTGAGCAGCCTCCTGTAACAATAGAAACAGCTAAATATTCGGCTGATAATATTGCAGAAGGAAAAGAATTGTTCAAAACAAACTGTGCATCTTGTCATAAGGAAGACGGTGGCGGAGGTATTGGTCCAAACCTTACTGATAACTACTGGATCAATCAGCCAGAGAAAACGTTATTCAAAAATGTTTTCCACATGGACTGGAATGGTTCTCCTAACAATCCTGCGATGAGAGCATTTGGTAAAAACGGAGAGGTTTCGGGTGCTGAAATTGAAAAGATTGCAGCGTATGTATATCACATCAACCAGGAATTACCTCCGGTAACACAGGCTCAGGGTGGGGCAGCTCCTCAGGGAACAGAAGCACATTGGGAAAAAGAATAATTTAACTTAAATAAATTAAAACGTATGAAAAACATAGTTTGTTATTAAATAAAAATAGTAACGAATTATGTTTTTCTTTTTTTAAAAACTATCATACATGTCAGATATAGAAGAAACAGAAGTACGCGGCGGACAGGGACAAGTTCTGGACCCTGAAACTTACAGAGATTCTATCGGGACAATGGAACAATCCGGTAAGAGGAAGTGGGTATTTCCCAGAAAACCAAAAGGAAAATATACCAACTACCGAAACATTGTAAGTTATGTTTTACTGCTCATTTATTTTGCAGTGCCATTTATTAAAATTAATGGTAATCCTCTTATTTTATTTAATGTAATTGACAGGGAGTTCTTTATTTTCGGACAGCCCTTTTATCCTCAGGATTTTTTCATCCTTACGCTTGGAGCAATTACTTCGTTAATATTCATCATTATTTTTACGATGGCTTTCGGAAGAATTTTCTGCGGATGGATCTGTCCTCAGACAATTTTTTTAGAATTTATTTTCCGTAAAATAGATTATCTTATCGAAGGAGACAGGAACAAGCAGATGAAGCTGGACAGACAGGAATGGAACACCGAAAAGATCTGGAAAAGAAGCCTTAAATGGACGATCTTCCTTGTTATTTCCTTAATCATTACTCATTTCATGTTCATGTATATTGTCGGATATGAAGAAGTATTCAGAATTGTTTCTGAAGGACCTTTTGCCAACCCTACCAACTTTATCGTTATGATCCTTTTAACCGCAGCATTTTATTTTGTGTTTGCATGGTTCAGAGAACAGGTCTGTACATTGGTTTGTCCTTACGGAAGGTTACAGGGCGTTTTGATTGATAAAGATACCGTTAATGTTTTCTACGATTTTAAAAGAGGTGAAAACAGAGCGAAATGGAGAAAAGGAGAAGATAGAAAAGCAGCTGGAAAAGGTGATTGTATAGACTGTCATCAATGTGTGGTGGTTTGTCCTACCGGAATAGACATCAGAGACGGACAACAGCTGGAATGTGTAAACTGTACAGCCTGTATAGATGCCTGCGATGAAGTTATGGAAAAAGTAGGTCTTCCGAAAGGACTGATAAGATATGCCACCGAGAACGAAATCGAAAAGCAGACCGAGTTTAAATTTACGGGAAGAATGAAAGGTTTTGCAGTCGTTCTTTTACTGCTTACAGGATTTTTAGGTTATCTTCTTACCAGCAGAGCTGAAATGGAAGCTAAATTCATTAAACCGGCAGGAAGTACGTTCTTCGTGAGAGACGGAAAAATTACCAATACTTACAATTATACATTTTTAAATAAAACCAACGAGAAAAAAGTTGTAACCATTAAAGTAATTGAGCCGAAACATGGAGAGGTGATCTACAGTGCATCAAGCAAGATTCCGGTAGACAGAGATAAAATTACCAAAGGAACCATCAACATCAGCTTCCCGGAAAATGAAATGACGCTTTCCAAGCAGAACATCACGATCGGGGTTTATGATATGAAGGGGAAACTGGTAGATTCATACAAAACATATTTTGAAGGACCATTCAAATTACAATTTTAATTTTTAGAAATGAAAAACTTTAATTGGGGACACGGTGTAATTATCGCTTTAGCATCTTTTATGATCTTTATATTATCCATGATGTTCCTTTTTCCAAACGGTCAGAAGAACTCTGAAATGGTAACCGATAATTACTATGAAGAAGAACTGAAATATCAGGACGTAATTGATGCCAAGAAAAGAGCAGACGAACTGAAGGAAAAACCTGTTTACAGCCAAAATACTTCAGGAATTAAGATTACTTTTCCGAAAGACTACAATAATTCTAATACCAAAGTGAAATTTGTACTGAACAGAACCGACGATCAGAATCTGGACGTTCATAAAACGGTACAGTTGGATGCCAATCAGTCTTTTTTAATTCCTGCACAGGTTCTGAAATTGGGGAACTATACCCTTCGTTTGAGCTGGACAAAAGATAAAACAGACTACAGAATGGATTATGATGTGATATGGAAATAGCACTTATAATATCGGCAATCGGGTTGGGTTTTGCATCTGGATTCCACTGTATCGGAATGTGCGGACCTATTGCATTGTCGATGGGACTAACAAAAAAACAGGCTACCAATTTCTATCTTCAGAATCTCACGTACCAATTCGGCAGGATTTTCACCTATTCCCTTTTGGGAGCAATTCTTGGAATTATTGGCGAAGGCTTTGAAATGGCGGGTTTTCAGAGATATCTTACGATTGCTGTGGGAATTCTTCTTATTGTAATGGCTGTTTTTTCATTCGGAGGAAAAGATTTTGCTTCTAAAGTTCCGTTTTTTTCAAAATTTTTATTCAAAGTAAAATCCAATTTGGGAAGACTGCTTCAAAAGGCAGATTACCGTTCAAGATTTACTACAGGTCTTCTGAATGGCTTTTTACCCTGCGGAATGGTTTATATGGCTTTAACGGCAAGCTTAGCAAGCGGAGGAATATGGCAGGGCGCTTTATATATGGCTTTATTTGGTTTGGGAACACTTCCGTTTATGTTTGCGGTAGTTTTGGTCGGAAATCTCATGAATCAGGCTTTCAGGGTGAAAGTTTTAAAAGTAATCCCTATTGTCATGATTATCCTTGGCGGACTTTTTATTGTCCGGGGTATGGAACTGGGAATTCCCTACATTTCTCCGAAAGCAGAAGCGATGACCATTTCAAAAGATAATCAGGGAGACTGTCATTTGCCGGGAGATCACAGCACTCACGATCATAGTAAAGCAAATTGTCATTAGTAAAAAATAAAAAAAGGAAACCTATTGAGATTTCCTTTTTTAGTATTTAACCTAAGTTCGGTCTTTGTTAGATTGGGTTACTGCAACTTAAATTACACATCTTGCCCTACATGTTATATACGTTCTTACAACTAAATTTTTATGAATTTCACTTGATACTTCTCTTCATTTTTAATTTTAATAACTATATAATAACTTCCTGATGTTAGACTTTGAATATTTATTTTTTTTTCAAATTCTGATTGCCCCATCTTTATTATTTTTCCGCTGTTATCATATATCAAAAAGTCAAAAGAATTTAACGATTTTTTTAGATTACTTACTTTGATAAATTCTGATGCAGGATTAGGATATGCAATAAAAGCATTATCATTATTAGGTACAATATTTTCCACTCCAAGAAATTCATTACTGAACTTCGTTAAAAATGATTTTTTCCCATATGTCACACTGTCCCCACTATATGCCAAAACAAATGAATTATAGTCTAATATAAACAATTTGGGAATATAATCAGCTCTTATCGATGTATTAGGAGGAGTAGTATTAAATACTTGAAATCCTGAACTAGATGAATAGTCCAAATTTCCATTAGAATCTAATTTTACAAAAAAAAGTTTTTTGTTATATTGTGGTCCAAAAAAATTGCTAACATTCCCTGCAATCAATATTTTTGAATTCGATAATTTTTTTATATGTTTTAATTCTATATTTGGGGCATCTGTAAAAGAATATTTGGCTGTATTTCCATTATTTGCGAAACTAGATACATATGACCCACTGTCTAAATAAATCTTTGACAAAAAGAAGCTACTATTACTTTGATTTAAAACTAGTATAGAATTATTTATGTAATCAAATTCTAAATTGGAAAAACCTATACTTAAATTACTGTCAACTATACTGATAGAGCCATTGTTTCCAAAAGAAGAATCTATTGTTCCATTTGACAGTCTTCTTTCTAAATAAGTTGAATTTAAATTAGAAATAGAATTGCTTTTACTACCTGCCAATATAAATTTTCCATCATTTTGAAGATATACTCTATTTAAATTGGGGTCAGTACTTAAAGAATTAGTTTGTAAAATTCCATTAGTTCCAAAACTAGAATCCAATAAACCATCAGATTTAATTTTTAGAAGGTTTTTATTGTTATACGATTTAACATAGAAATAGCTGTTACCTAAATTATCAACGTCTAAATCTAAAGCATAATCTTCATTGCCAAAATCAAATGTTTTGAATCCGTTTGTTCCAAAAGTAGTGTCTAAAGTTCCATCAATATTAAGTCGAGTGATAAAAACGTCCATATTGGAATATGTCGGATTAGCATTTACTCTTCCTACAATAATTAATTTATTATTTTGTAATAGCATTTTATATGGAAGTAAAGATTTATTAACTCCCATGCTTATTACTTTTGTTCCAAATACATTATCTAAAGCACCATTCTGATTTACTTTCCGAATATTGATATTATAATCTCCATAGGTACAAGTTATAAATTGCCCGTCAGACAACATAACGACATCTGATACATCGTTATAGGCATAATATGTTGAATAACCTCCATTTCCAAATGTGGTATCAAGGGAAATACTTTGTGAATTAAAAAAATAAGTAAATAATAAAAAGATTAAAATGATATTTTTTTTCATTAATTTGGGTTATGCTTAAGTTAATTGTTAAACTATATGCTAATTTTTTTGAAATGGTAGATAAATTATTTTGTAAACAGCTCGTATGAGTAATCCTTTGATTCCGAAGGACTCATCTTTTTAATATCTTTTCTTTTAATTAATGCATTCAATTCAGAAGCTTTGATTATTTTCTTCTTATTGACCGAGACTTTATCGTCTGGAGAAGTAATAAGCAGCCATCCTGTATTGCTCATGATATAATACTTCTGATCTATTGTAAAAAAAACATTCTCATTATTGCTTCCTGCCAATGCAAGTTTATGATAAAAACTACGATTATTTTTAACAGATTCGAATCCTGCTAAAACAGATTCATATGTAAGGTCTTTGTTCAATTTCATTTCAGAAAAAGAATTCTTCATTGATTTTCCGGATGCTATCTCAAGTCCGAAATAATAAATACATCGTACATTTCCTAAATTTGCCCAATTTTCCTTCTGAGTAAAGGAAAAATAGCCATTGTGTTCAACTCTGATCTTAAAATGTATTCCTCCTTTCTCAGAATAATTTACTTTTCCGCTAAAGTAACCTTTAGAATCCGTAGTCGATACAAGCTTTCCTTTTTCATCATAAAGCTTCGCATTTTCTAGCGGGGTAAGGCTATCAGAATCTATTACGATACCTGCTATTTCTATAAATTTTGATTCAGTAAAACGATGTTTAAATCCTGAACTCTTTGCCAATGAAAATAAAACAAGACAGAAAAGTAAAATACTTTCAGAAATTTTCTTCATTAATCTATTATAAAAAAATTAAAAAAAAGCCCTCAGTGAGAGGGCATTACTATTATTAATTGATAACATCAAATCTCGCATATTCCGCTATCTTCTTCGGAAGTTTAATTCCTTCTGCGGTCTGGTTATTTTCCAGTAAAGCAGCCATAATTCTTGGCAATGCCATTGCAGAACCATTCAGGGTATGCACCAACTGAGATTTTCCGTCTGCTTTATAACGGCATTTCAGTCTGTTTGCCTGAAAAGTTTCAAAATTGGAAACAGAACTTACCTCAAGCCATTTTTCCTGAGCTGCGCTCCATACTTCGAAATCATACGTCATGGCAGAAGCAAAACCTGTGTCTCCTCCGCAAAGTCTTAAAACACGGTATGGTAATTCAAGATCACTTAAAATTTCTTTAATGTGTTCTACCATTTCTTCCAATACGGCATAAGAATTTTCCGGTTTTTCAATTCTTACGATCTCTACTTTTTCAAACTGGTGAAGACGGTTCAAACCTCTTACATGCGCTCCGTAACTTCCTGCTTCTCTTCTGTAGCATTGAGAAAATGCTGTATTTTTTATCGGTAGATCTTTTTCTTCAAACAATACATCGCGATAGAGATTCGTTACCGGAACTTCTGCGGTAGGAATCAGATATAAATCATCTGCCTGAATGTAATACATCTGCCCTTCTTTATCCGGCAACTGTCCTGTTCCGTATCCTGAAGCTTCGTTTACAACGTGAGGAGGATTTACTTCCATATATCCTTTCTCAACATTTTTATCTAAAAAATACTGAACCAAAGCTCTCTGCAATCGTGCCCCTTTTCCTAAATATACCGGAAAACCTGCTCCAGCAATCTTTACACCCAATTCAAAATCAATAAGGTTATATTTCTTTGCCAGTTCCCAGTGAGGAATTGCTCCTTCTCCAAGACCTTCCACATCGTGAGACTGATAAATAATTTCGTTATCATCCGCAGAAGCACCATTTTTCACCTTTTCATTCGGAATGTTAGGTAATTGGTATAAGATATCCAGTAATGCTTTTTCTTTTACATCTAACTGAGCTTTCAATTCCGACGTCGACTCTTTGTACTGTGCTGTTTTAGATTTTGCGGATTCTGCTTCTTCTTTTTTTCCTTCTTTCATTAAAAGTCCGATTTCTTTGGAGATTTTATTGATTTCGGAAAGTTGGGAATCCAATTCAAACTGAATTTTTTTTCTTTCTTCGTCGGTAGCAATAGCCTCGTCTACCAACTCAAGATTCTTGAATTGTCTTTTCTTAAGACCTTCTAAAACGCGCTCTTTATTGTCGCGCAAAAAATTGACTTGTAACATTTTATTTAGATGTTAGTTATTAGAATGTTGAACATTAAATGTCAACAGTTTTGCAAATGTATAAATTATTATTTTACGATTGTAACAACATTCGGGGAACCCGGTGTTTTAGTAAACCTTAAAGTATCGTTATAATAAACTTTCGAGACCTCAAAAACCGAAGGGGTCATGTGATATTGAATTCTGAGGGTTTCATTAATGGTATCAAGAATTGTACTGTTAAGTCTCTTCACCAATGAAACCGTAATTACCGACTGATAGGTTTTGTTGTTCGGATCCAGCGTATCCAGTCCTACTCTTTTGGCTCCTGCAATATATTCAATAAAAAGAGTGGAATCTGCAGTAGCACGCAAAGTACTGCTTATAGGCGAAACATCTTTTGTTCCGTTTACATCATTTAACGAATAGGTAAAATAGGTCTGGTTTTTTTTAGCATGAAAAAGATCGCGTCCCGCTCCGTTTTTCATATAAACATTCAAAATCTGATCGATTTTCTGCAAATCTTCATCATCCGTTCTGCAGCTCAGAAAGGCACAAAAAATCACCAGAAATCCAAAAACAATATTCCTCATTTCCAACAAAGATAAAACTTATTTTTATTTGAGAGTTCTATTTTTCTTCAGGACTTTATTTAAAAGTAAATTAATTTCTGCTTTAGAAAGAATGAAATCCTGAAAACGAAATTTCGTCATCTGATAAAATCTCCAAAACAGAATGCCGGAAGAAATGCAGTATGATACAGAGGTAATAATACATGCACCGCGAATTCCCCATCTAGGAATGATGTAAAATGAAGATATTATTGTAAAAATAAGTCCTATTAAAGATTTTACATTTAAGATTCTTAATTTGTTAATCCCTGCAAAATAGTAACCAATAATATTACTTACCGCGATTGCCAGAATTCCGGGAGAAAGAAAAAGAATAATCTCTTTGGTTTTACTAAAATCTCTTCCGAAAATCATGGAATATATCTGCCCCGGAATGAGCAGCATTATGGTTATAAAAACCAATGTAATTAAAAAACTGATTCTTAACGAAACTTTTGTCTTTTCGATAGCGTCGTTGGAGTTTTTATTGTTCACGACATCTGAATAAAGTATAACGGAAAGGCTTCGGCTAACCGTCCAAATTGCTTCTGAAAAAGCGATACCTACCGAAAAAATCCCCACACTTACAATTCCTTTAAAATATTCAAGAAAATAAAATGATAGCCTGTTATTTAAAAACTGTAAGAAAGCACTCAGCTGAGTCTTCCATCCATAATCCAATAATTTCCCGCCAACTTTTCCGGAGAATGAAATTCGTCTCATATTACAATGTCTAAAAATCTGTAAGCCGCTCGCTATAAACAGAACTCCCAAACTGGCTATTTGTGCTACAAAATAAACCGTTACAGAATTTACTTTAACAAGATAAACAATAATTAAAATAAAAATAATATGAACAATTTGCTGTAAAGCTGTATATAAATTGAACATTTTAATATTCTGCTGACCAACAAATAAATTGACGTTCGCCGCTAACAAGGATGATGAGACAGAAAGCCCGATAAGATATATTAAATATTCTGAGGCATGATTAAAACTAAAAATGAGCGGTATTAAAATCCCCATTAAAACAGCCCAAATGTAGGCAAAAGGTAAAATAGCTTCTGTCCTATATCTTTTGGCAAAATAGCTCATGCTGCTTCCCACAAAAACATTAGCAAAAAAACTGATCAGGGTAAGATCCGCAATCACCAGTGAAATAATCCCTTTGCCTTCACTTCCCCATTTATTTGTAGAATAAATCACAAGTCCGAAATTTAATATCAGAATTAAAAATCGGGAAAGAAAGGTCTTAACAATAGTATTTTGCTTCATCTTATTTCGTTGGATTATTGATGAAGTTTAAGAATGAATTTTTAATAATATCCCAGTTGTATTTTTTTTCATAAATCCATCTCGCATTTTTCGCATGAAGCGAATATAATTCAGGATTTTGAATATAGGTAAGAATATTATTTGCAATACCTTCAGAATCTTTGGGATTTACCAGAAAACCAACTTTCGAAATATCAAGATGTTGACGTATTGCTTTAAGATCTGTATAAATCACAGGCTTTCCGGAAGCCATGTAATAAAATATTTTAATCGGCAGACAATGATGATTTTCATAATTCATAGTCCTAAGATCAAAACAAATATCGGCTTCAGAATAGGCTTTGGAAAAAGCGTTGAATGAGGCAGACTTTTCAATTGTAATATGACTAAACTGATATTTATTAAGCTGATCAGAAAAGTACTGTTCATCTTTTTTTTTTCTTGAAGCGCCAATTAAAAGAATTGAGATCTTGAGCTCAGGCTTTTTCTTTCTTAAACAATCCACAGCAGCAAAAAAATTTCCGATTCCTTTTTCTTCTGAAAACTGACCTGTATAACAAAGGCAGATTTTATTTTCTTCAAGTTTTTTAATATTCTGATGAATGTAACTGTCATCAGGATAATAAGGCAGGGTTATTAACTTTTTAAAAGGAAAAAAATAAGCCAGCGGAAATTTTTTGGTATTTTCACCAAAAATAAAATGAGTACTCACAAATCCTGCATATAACTGAAACAGAAAGAATTTAAGAGCATGAATGACATTTAAAGGAAAAGAAAAATTTTCTACCATTCTCATCGATGGGTACCATTCCGTAATATCATATACAATACTGATTTTTTTCTGTTTTTTAACCTTTCCGGCTGCAATCACCGCCAACGGCTCAGAACAAATAATACAATCGGGCTGAAAAGCATTGCATATCCTTTCGAAAGTTTTGATTTTTTCATCTCTGCTTTTTCCCAAGATCGAAAAAGACTCTATTTCAACGCCATCGACATTACCCTTGAATTCTGAAGAAAGACTGCAAATTTTAACAACATTTCCGGCATCCCGCAATGTCTTTGCTTGATGGTGGAATATTCTGTCATCGTCATATCGGTGAACAGTGGTTAAAAAAAGTATTTTCTGCATCCTCTTCGATCAGATTATAAAAGTTTTCAAATATACACAAAGCAAAAAAAGTGGAACTCTTCCACTTTCTATTTTATTAATGCCTTATTAGCTTTATTTAATTCCTGC is part of the Chryseobacterium indicum genome and encodes:
- a CDS encoding cbb3-type cytochrome c oxidase N-terminal domain-containing protein yields the protein MKQRTPVVINIVIIIGLLIVFYYLFVQSYDFLTSPYFWGTVIIGGILAYIHSAIGDLIENNKFKKLSPEEKAAYLAEKKVPYFTRLYNAAFKKQSAAEEKDILIDHGFDGIMELDNQLPKWWVGLFYFGTAFCIVYVAAFSFTDFAHPLSEYEKEYKEQLAAIEKYNSEQPPVTIETAKYSADNIAEGKELFKTNCASCHKEDGGGGIGPNLTDNYWINQPEKTLFKNVFHMDWNGSPNNPAMRAFGKNGEVSGAEIEKIAAYVYHINQELPPVTQAQGGAAPQGTEAHWEKE
- a CDS encoding cbb3-type cytochrome oxidase subunit 3; the protein is MIPQNFKDILSNTENAGFYQTLALIFFMLFFIALVIYVFSKPKKYYKEEEEAPLQDDNDDDFNLKN
- the ccoN gene encoding cytochrome-c oxidase, cbb3-type subunit I, whose amino-acid sequence is METQKFSYDNSIVRAFLYATVGFGIIGFLFGLTAALMLFYPELPEFFFGTDDTTINSLGGSIEGLINTHGAFGFGRIRMLHTTTVIFAFVMNIVYVGVYYSLQRLLKTRMYSDTLSWIHFWTWQIMILVTYVTFFMGINTSKEYAEHEWPIDILITFSWVIFGANMFLTIAKRRVRHLYVAIWFYIGTWIAVAMLHIFNNLEVPLSFTGWKSYSAYAGVKDAIVQWWYGHNAVAFVLTTPVLGLMYYFLPKAADRPVFSYKLSIIHFWSLIFVYIWAGPHHLQYTALPAWAQAVGTGFSIMLIAPSWGGMLNGLLTLRGAWDKVRENPILKFFVVAVTCYGMATFEGPLLATKNINKIGHFTDWVIGHVHLGALGWNGFMAFGVIYYLIPILWRTKLYSTRLANWHFWLGTLGIIFYAVPMYISGFTQGLMWKQFNPDGTLVWKNWLDTVTAIIPYFKMRFVGGLFYLSGAILMVVNLVATVRKGSFQKDVPAEAPALANISGKRKEGEGTHLWLERTPVLLGILSLLTISIGSMVEIIPTLSLKKSVPTISAVKPYSPLELEGRDIYIREGCNACHSQMVRPFRDEIVRFNGKNGQYSKAGEFVYDRPFLWGSKRTGPDLHREGGKNPSSWHYKHMYNPRSTSAGSIMPRYPWLIATDLDRSKMVDKMKLMKSAFEVPYTKAEIDSANSWANNQASKIVRDIMSEAPDLKKAYAQKPKGELEKKEVVALISYLQRLGTDIKTTEIKTASNN
- the ccoG gene encoding cytochrome c oxidase accessory protein CcoG: MSDIEETEVRGGQGQVLDPETYRDSIGTMEQSGKRKWVFPRKPKGKYTNYRNIVSYVLLLIYFAVPFIKINGNPLILFNVIDREFFIFGQPFYPQDFFILTLGAITSLIFIIIFTMAFGRIFCGWICPQTIFLEFIFRKIDYLIEGDRNKQMKLDRQEWNTEKIWKRSLKWTIFLVISLIITHFMFMYIVGYEEVFRIVSEGPFANPTNFIVMILLTAAFYFVFAWFREQVCTLVCPYGRLQGVLIDKDTVNVFYDFKRGENRAKWRKGEDRKAAGKGDCIDCHQCVVVCPTGIDIRDGQQLECVNCTACIDACDEVMEKVGLPKGLIRYATENEIEKQTEFKFTGRMKGFAVVLLLLTGFLGYLLTSRAEMEAKFIKPAGSTFFVRDGKITNTYNYTFLNKTNEKKVVTIKVIEPKHGEVIYSASSKIPVDRDKITKGTINISFPENEMTLSKQNITIGVYDMKGKLVDSYKTYFEGPFKLQF
- a CDS encoding FixH family protein, yielding MKNFNWGHGVIIALASFMIFILSMMFLFPNGQKNSEMVTDNYYEEELKYQDVIDAKKRADELKEKPVYSQNTSGIKITFPKDYNNSNTKVKFVLNRTDDQNLDVHKTVQLDANQSFLIPAQVLKLGNYTLRLSWTKDKTDYRMDYDVIWK
- a CDS encoding sulfite exporter TauE/SafE family protein, translated to MEIALIISAIGLGFASGFHCIGMCGPIALSMGLTKKQATNFYLQNLTYQFGRIFTYSLLGAILGIIGEGFEMAGFQRYLTIAVGILLIVMAVFSFGGKDFASKVPFFSKFLFKVKSNLGRLLQKADYRSRFTTGLLNGFLPCGMVYMALTASLASGGIWQGALYMALFGLGTLPFMFAVVLVGNLMNQAFRVKVLKVIPIVMIILGGLFIVRGMELGIPYISPKAEAMTISKDNQGDCHLPGDHSTHDHSKANCH
- the ccoS gene encoding cbb3-type cytochrome oxidase assembly protein CcoS; the protein is MDILYLMILCSVSLAAVFLVVFIVYARKGQFEDDESPAVRILFDSDEIKEKEESGNKEGDDEKGEKKN